In a genomic window of Brassica rapa cultivar Chiifu-401-42 chromosome A10, CAAS_Brap_v3.01, whole genome shotgun sequence:
- the LOC103844894 gene encoding trafficking protein particle complex II-specific subunit 130 homolog isoform X2: MANYLAQFQTVKNSCDRVVAAVEDVSDLWPTVKGLFEEHQPLKRALLTNNRTRNPVLVHNLPVEFILTTDARLRSRSPQEQFLFWFREPYATLLLVTCEDLDEFKNILKPRLKLIAQNDEREWFIVFVSKAHPSNDQATKSVKKVYAKLEVDFSSKKRERCCKLDIHGPNANFWEDLELKITECIRNTLDRRVLFYEDEIRKLTEQRFMPIWNFCNFFILKESLAFIFEMAHLHEDALREYDELELCYLETVNMPGKQREFGGFDSEDDKASLLKPGSKPLTQIVQDDSFREFDFRQYLFACQSRLLFKLNRPSEVSSRGYSFVISFAKALTLHESVLPFCLREVWVITACLALLDATASHHHDGIVAPDIEKEFYRLQGDLYSLARVKFMRLGYLIGYGTDIEKSPLNSACLSMLPWPKPAVWPSLPPDASSEVLEKEKTILQATSRTKHFGIQRKPLPLEPSLLLRVANRRRASLSTGNIPEIFDGRPGFTEGSGLEASPITPSSLKVQAPPMSRTNSSPGNFESPLDRPMRLAEIFVAAEHALRLTISDHDLLKALSSTQDFEHKYLNLTKGAAENYHRSWWKRHGVVLDGEIAAVCFKHGKYDLAANSYEKVCALYAGERWQDLLAEVLPNLAECQKNLNDHAGYMSSCVRLLSLDKGLFSPKERQAFQIEVVNLAHSEMENPVPLDVSSLITFSGSTGPPLQLCDGDPGTLSVTVWSGFPDDITLDSLSLTLVATNNTDEGGQALKSSAATVLKPGRNTITFALPPQKPGSYVLGVVTGQIGRLRFRSHSFSKGGPADTDDFMSYEKPTRPILKVSKPRALVDLASAVSSALLINEAQWIGIIVHPINYSLKGAILHIDTGPGLKIEDSYGIEMERYVETDCDAGTSKAEVSVEDSPVSPKQDSEVLNLCDGKIVFSEWASNVSSIMWVPVRALSEKLARGSSSVTPLKQDILEGMRTVALKLEFGVHHNQIFERTVAAHFTDPFDVTTRVVNKCNDGTMVMQVMLHSLVKANLIVLDAWLDLQEGFFHGKRDGRPTSTFFPLVVSPGSRAAVVFSISLDKTMSSGKDLQLPESILNIKYEINGDRTAGAHKPVDADHSGSDSERRALVFKSAIVLQRPVLDPCLTVGFLPLPSDGLRVGKLITMQWRVERLKELKGSEAVEHDEVLYEVNANSENWMIAGRKRGHVSLSEEKGSRVVISILCVPLVAGYVRPPQLSLPNVEEENVRSNPPGPHLVCVLPPLLSSSYCVPVK, translated from the exons ATGGCGAACTATTTGGCTCAGTTCCAGACGGTTAAGAATTCATGCGATCGCGTCGTCGCCGCCG TCGAAGATGTGTCTGATCTGTGGCCCACGGTTAAAGGTTTGTTTGAAGAACATCAGCCATTGAAAAGAGCCTTGTTGACAAACAACAGGACTCGTAACCCCGTGCTCGTTCACAACTTGCCCGTTGAATTCATACTAACCACAGACGCCAGACTTCGAAGTCGATCTCCTCAGGAGCAGTTCTTGTTCTGGTTCCGAGAACCTTATGCAACTTTACTTCTTGTCACCTGTGAG GATCTTGATgagtttaaaaacattcttaaaCCACGTCTGAAATTAATTGCCCAGAACGATGAGAGGGAATGGTTTATTGTATTTGTATCTAAGGCTCACCCAAGTAACGACCAAGCAACTAAATCTGTCAAGAAAGTGTATGCCAAGCTTGAAGTTGATTTCAGTTCTAAAAAGAGAGAAAG GTGCTGTAAGCTGGATATACATGGCCCCAACGCAAATTTTTGGGAGGATCTAGAATTGAAGATTACCGAGTGCATCAGGAATACCTTGGATAGGCGCGTTCTATTCTACGAGGATGAGATACGCAAGCTCACCGAGCAGCGGTTTATGCCAATATGGAACTTttgtaacttcttcatcctgaAG GAAAGTTTGGCTTTTATATTTGAGATGGCTCATCTTCATGAAGATGCATTACGTGAATATGATGAACTAGAGCTCTGCTATTTGGAAACAG TTAATATGCCTGGAAAACAGAGGGAATTTGGAGGATTCGACAGTGAAGATGACAAAGCTTCGCTGCTGAAACCAGGAAGCAAACCATTGACACAGATTGTGCAAGATGATTCTTTTAGAGAATTCGATTTTAGACAGTATCTCTTTGCCTGTCAATCCAGG CTGTTGTTCAAGTTGAATCGTCCTTCTGAAGTTTCATCCAGGGGTTACTCTTTTGTTATCAGTTTTGCAAAGGCGTTGACCCTCCATGAG AGTGTGCTGCCCTTCTGTTTGCGGGAAGTTTGGGTAATTACTGCGTGTTTAGCGCTGCTCGATGCAACTGCTTCTCATCACCATGATGGAATTGTTGCACCTGATATTGAGAAGGAATTCTACCGTCTTCAGGGTGATCTCTATTCCCTCGCACGGGTTAAG TTCATGAGGCTTGgatatttgataggatatggAACAGACATAGAAAAAAGTCCACTAAACAG TGCTTGTCTCAGTATGCTGCCTTGGCCAAAACCTGCGGTCTGGCCATCTCTTCCACCAGATGCTTCCTCTGAGGTGCTTGAAAAAGAAAAG ACTATTCTTCAAGCAACTTCAAGGACCAAGCACTTTGGTATTCAACGGAAACCTTTACCCCTTGAACCATCTCTTCTTCTACGTGTGGCTAACAGAAGAAGGGCTTCTCTTTCTACTGGAAATATTCCTGAAATATTTGATGGCCGCCCAGGTTTTACTGAAGG ATCAGGTTTAGAAGCGTCTCCCATAACACCTTCATCACTTAAAGTACAAGCACCTCCCATGTCAAGAACAAATTCTTCACCTGGAAATTTTGAAAGTCCGCTAGATAGGCCTATGAGGCTTGCTGAAATTTTTGTTGCCGCTGAGCATGCACTGAGGCTTACCATTTCAGATCATGATTTGTTGAAGGCATTGTCATCTACTCAGGATTTCGAG CATAAATATCTTAATCTAACCAAAGGTGCTGCTGAAAACTATCACCGTTCTTGGTGGAAGAGACATGGAGTCGTTCTTGATGGTGAAATTGCAGCTGTCTGCTTCAAGCACGGGAAATATGATTTGGCTGCAAACTCTTATGAAAAAGTTTGTGCTCTTTATGCGGGTGAAAGATGGCAAGATCTACTGGCAGAAGTCTTGCCCAATCTAGCCGAGTGTCAAAAGAATCTTAATGATCACGCTGGATACATGTCATCTTGTGTTAGGCTACTTTCGTTGGATAAGGGTTTATTCTCCCCCAAGGAGCGGCAAGCTTTTCAGATCGAGGTTGTCAATCTTGCACACAGTGAAATGGAAAACCCAGTTCCCTTAGATGTATCGTCATTGATCACATTTTCTGGAAGTACTGGCCCTCCGCTTCAGTTATGCGATGGAGACCCTGGAACTCTATCAGTTACTGTGTGGAGTGGCTTTCCTGATGATATCACCCTTGATTCGCTTAGTCTTACCTTAGTAGCCACCAACAACACCGACGAAGGCGGCCAG GCCTTAAAGAGTTCTGCTGCAACTGTGCTAAAGCCCGGAAGGAATACCATCACATTTGCTCTGCCTCCACAAAAACCTGGTTCTTATGTCTTGGGAGTTGTTACTGGTCAGATTGGGCGCTTGAGATTCAGGTCTCACAGCTTTTCGAAAGGTGGTCCTGCGGATACTGATGACTTCATGAGTTATGAAAAGCCAACCAGACCTATCCTGAAG GTTTCCAAACCAAGAGCTCTGGTTGATCTTGCTTCAGCAGTATCTTCTGCGCTGCTTATAAATGAAGCACAGTGGATTGGTATCATAGTACATCCTATAAATTACTCACTGAAAGGCGCCATCTTGCACATTGACACTGGTCCGGGGCTAAAGATTGAAGACTCATACGGCATTGAGATGGAGAGATACGTGGAAACAGATTGTGATGCTGGTACATCAAAAGCTGAAGTTTCTGTAGAAGATAGCCCTGTCTCTCCAAAACAGGATTCAGAGGTACTTAACCTCTGCGATGGTAAAATAGTTTTCTCAGAATGGGCAAGCAATGTCAGTTCTATTATGTGGGTTCCTGTTCGTGCATTGAGTGAGAAGCTTGCCAGAGGTTCATCTTCAG TCACTCCACTGAAACAAGATATTCTAGAGGGAATGAGAACTGTAGCTTTAAAACTTGAATTTGGGGTGCATCATAACCAGATATTTGAGAG AACCGTAGCGGCACATTTTACCGACCCTTTTGACGTGACTACAAGGGTCGTAAACAAATGCAACGATGGCACTATGGTCATGCAG GTTATGCTACACTCCCTTGTCAAGGCCAACTTGATAGTTCTTGATGCTTGGCTTGATCTTCAAGAAGGATTTTTTCATGGAAAAAGGGATGGAAGACCTACATCAACATTCTTTCCGCTTGTTGTGTCCCCAGGGTCTAGAGCAGCCGTTGTGTTCAGTATATCCCTAGATAAGACGATGTCCTCAG GGAAAGATTTGCAACTACCAGAGAGCATCCTGAATATCAAATATGAAATCAATGGTGATAGAACCGCTGGAGCACACAAACCAGTGGATGCAGATCACTCTGGATCTGATTCTGAAAGGAGAGCTTTGGTGTTCAAGAGTGCTATCGTTTTGCAGCGTCCAGTGCTTGATCCTTGCCTTACAGTTGGATTTCTCCCACTTCCTTCTGATGGTCTTAGGGTGGGGAAACTTATTACCATGCAGTGGAGAGTCGAGAGGTTGAAAGAACTCAAGGGAAGTGAAGCCGTAGAACAT GATGAAGTGTTATATGAAGTCAATGCAAATTCGGAGAATTGGATGATTGCGGGTAGGAAGAGAGGCCATGTGTCTCTCTCAGAAGAGAAAG GTTCAAGAGTAGTAATCTCGATACTATGTGTCCCATTAGTAGCGGGTTATGTTCGTCCTCCTCAGCTCAGTTTGCCGAACGTGGAAGAAGAAAACGTAAGAAGCAATCCACCGGGTCCTCACTTAGTGTGTGTCTTGCCTCCACTTCTCAGTTCTTCCTATTGCGTCCCTGTTAAGTAG
- the LOC103844894 gene encoding trafficking protein particle complex II-specific subunit 130 homolog isoform X1, with translation MANYLAQFQTVKNSCDRVVAAVEDVSDLWPTVKGLFEEHQPLKRALLTNNRTRNPVLVHNLPVEFILTTDARLRSRSPQEQFLFWFREPYATLLLVTCEDLDEFKNILKPRLKLIAQNDEREWFIVFVSKAHPSNDQATKSVKKVYAKLEVDFSSKKRERCCKLDIHGPNANFWEDLELKITECIRNTLDRRVLFYEDEIRKLTEQRFMPIWNFCNFFILKESLAFIFEMAHLHEDALREYDELELCYLETVNMPGKQREFGGFDSEDDKASLLKPGSKPLTQIVQDDSFREFDFRQYLFACQSRLLFKLNRPSEVSSRGYSFVISFAKALTLHESVLPFCLREVWVITACLALLDATASHHHDGIVAPDIEKEFYRLQGDLYSLARVKFMRLGYLIGYGTDIEKSPLNSACLSMLPWPKPAVWPSLPPDASSEVLEKEKTILQATSRTKHFGIQRKPLPLEPSLLLRVANRRRASLSTGNIPEIFDGRPGFTEGSGLEASPITPSSLKVQAPPMSRTNSSPGNFESPLDRPMRLAEIFVAAEHALRLTISDHDLLKALSSTQDFEHKYLNLTKGAAENYHRSWWKRHGVVLDGEIAAVCFKHGKYDLAANSYEKVCALYAGERWQDLLAEVLPNLAECQKNLNDHAGYMSSCVRLLSLDKGLFSPKERQAFQIEVVNLAHSEMENPVPLDVSSLITFSGSTGPPLQLCDGDPGTLSVTVWSGFPDDITLDSLSLTLVATNNTDEGGQALKSSAATVLKPGRNTITFALPPQKPGSYVLGVVTGQIGRLRFRSHSFSKGGPADTDDFMSYEKPTRPILKVSKPRALVDLASAVSSALLINEAQWIGIIVHPINYSLKGAILHIDTGPGLKIEDSYGIEMERYVETDCDAGTSKAEVSVEDSPVSPKQDSEVLNLCDGKIVFSEWASNVSSIMWVPVRALSEKLARGSSSVTPLKQDILEGMRTVALKLEFGVHHNQIFERTVAAHFTDPFDVTTRVVNKCNDGTMVMQVMLHSLVKANLIVLDAWLDLQEGFFHGKRDGRPTSTFFPLVVSPGSRAAVVFSISLDKTMSSGKDLQLPESILNIKYEINGDRTAGAHKPVDADHSGSDSERRALVFKSAIVLQRPVLDPCLTVGFLPLPSDGLRVGKLITMQWRVERLKELKGSEAVEQHKDEVLYEVNANSENWMIAGRKRGHVSLSEEKGSRVVISILCVPLVAGYVRPPQLSLPNVEEENVRSNPPGPHLVCVLPPLLSSSYCVPVK, from the exons ATGGCGAACTATTTGGCTCAGTTCCAGACGGTTAAGAATTCATGCGATCGCGTCGTCGCCGCCG TCGAAGATGTGTCTGATCTGTGGCCCACGGTTAAAGGTTTGTTTGAAGAACATCAGCCATTGAAAAGAGCCTTGTTGACAAACAACAGGACTCGTAACCCCGTGCTCGTTCACAACTTGCCCGTTGAATTCATACTAACCACAGACGCCAGACTTCGAAGTCGATCTCCTCAGGAGCAGTTCTTGTTCTGGTTCCGAGAACCTTATGCAACTTTACTTCTTGTCACCTGTGAG GATCTTGATgagtttaaaaacattcttaaaCCACGTCTGAAATTAATTGCCCAGAACGATGAGAGGGAATGGTTTATTGTATTTGTATCTAAGGCTCACCCAAGTAACGACCAAGCAACTAAATCTGTCAAGAAAGTGTATGCCAAGCTTGAAGTTGATTTCAGTTCTAAAAAGAGAGAAAG GTGCTGTAAGCTGGATATACATGGCCCCAACGCAAATTTTTGGGAGGATCTAGAATTGAAGATTACCGAGTGCATCAGGAATACCTTGGATAGGCGCGTTCTATTCTACGAGGATGAGATACGCAAGCTCACCGAGCAGCGGTTTATGCCAATATGGAACTTttgtaacttcttcatcctgaAG GAAAGTTTGGCTTTTATATTTGAGATGGCTCATCTTCATGAAGATGCATTACGTGAATATGATGAACTAGAGCTCTGCTATTTGGAAACAG TTAATATGCCTGGAAAACAGAGGGAATTTGGAGGATTCGACAGTGAAGATGACAAAGCTTCGCTGCTGAAACCAGGAAGCAAACCATTGACACAGATTGTGCAAGATGATTCTTTTAGAGAATTCGATTTTAGACAGTATCTCTTTGCCTGTCAATCCAGG CTGTTGTTCAAGTTGAATCGTCCTTCTGAAGTTTCATCCAGGGGTTACTCTTTTGTTATCAGTTTTGCAAAGGCGTTGACCCTCCATGAG AGTGTGCTGCCCTTCTGTTTGCGGGAAGTTTGGGTAATTACTGCGTGTTTAGCGCTGCTCGATGCAACTGCTTCTCATCACCATGATGGAATTGTTGCACCTGATATTGAGAAGGAATTCTACCGTCTTCAGGGTGATCTCTATTCCCTCGCACGGGTTAAG TTCATGAGGCTTGgatatttgataggatatggAACAGACATAGAAAAAAGTCCACTAAACAG TGCTTGTCTCAGTATGCTGCCTTGGCCAAAACCTGCGGTCTGGCCATCTCTTCCACCAGATGCTTCCTCTGAGGTGCTTGAAAAAGAAAAG ACTATTCTTCAAGCAACTTCAAGGACCAAGCACTTTGGTATTCAACGGAAACCTTTACCCCTTGAACCATCTCTTCTTCTACGTGTGGCTAACAGAAGAAGGGCTTCTCTTTCTACTGGAAATATTCCTGAAATATTTGATGGCCGCCCAGGTTTTACTGAAGG ATCAGGTTTAGAAGCGTCTCCCATAACACCTTCATCACTTAAAGTACAAGCACCTCCCATGTCAAGAACAAATTCTTCACCTGGAAATTTTGAAAGTCCGCTAGATAGGCCTATGAGGCTTGCTGAAATTTTTGTTGCCGCTGAGCATGCACTGAGGCTTACCATTTCAGATCATGATTTGTTGAAGGCATTGTCATCTACTCAGGATTTCGAG CATAAATATCTTAATCTAACCAAAGGTGCTGCTGAAAACTATCACCGTTCTTGGTGGAAGAGACATGGAGTCGTTCTTGATGGTGAAATTGCAGCTGTCTGCTTCAAGCACGGGAAATATGATTTGGCTGCAAACTCTTATGAAAAAGTTTGTGCTCTTTATGCGGGTGAAAGATGGCAAGATCTACTGGCAGAAGTCTTGCCCAATCTAGCCGAGTGTCAAAAGAATCTTAATGATCACGCTGGATACATGTCATCTTGTGTTAGGCTACTTTCGTTGGATAAGGGTTTATTCTCCCCCAAGGAGCGGCAAGCTTTTCAGATCGAGGTTGTCAATCTTGCACACAGTGAAATGGAAAACCCAGTTCCCTTAGATGTATCGTCATTGATCACATTTTCTGGAAGTACTGGCCCTCCGCTTCAGTTATGCGATGGAGACCCTGGAACTCTATCAGTTACTGTGTGGAGTGGCTTTCCTGATGATATCACCCTTGATTCGCTTAGTCTTACCTTAGTAGCCACCAACAACACCGACGAAGGCGGCCAG GCCTTAAAGAGTTCTGCTGCAACTGTGCTAAAGCCCGGAAGGAATACCATCACATTTGCTCTGCCTCCACAAAAACCTGGTTCTTATGTCTTGGGAGTTGTTACTGGTCAGATTGGGCGCTTGAGATTCAGGTCTCACAGCTTTTCGAAAGGTGGTCCTGCGGATACTGATGACTTCATGAGTTATGAAAAGCCAACCAGACCTATCCTGAAG GTTTCCAAACCAAGAGCTCTGGTTGATCTTGCTTCAGCAGTATCTTCTGCGCTGCTTATAAATGAAGCACAGTGGATTGGTATCATAGTACATCCTATAAATTACTCACTGAAAGGCGCCATCTTGCACATTGACACTGGTCCGGGGCTAAAGATTGAAGACTCATACGGCATTGAGATGGAGAGATACGTGGAAACAGATTGTGATGCTGGTACATCAAAAGCTGAAGTTTCTGTAGAAGATAGCCCTGTCTCTCCAAAACAGGATTCAGAGGTACTTAACCTCTGCGATGGTAAAATAGTTTTCTCAGAATGGGCAAGCAATGTCAGTTCTATTATGTGGGTTCCTGTTCGTGCATTGAGTGAGAAGCTTGCCAGAGGTTCATCTTCAG TCACTCCACTGAAACAAGATATTCTAGAGGGAATGAGAACTGTAGCTTTAAAACTTGAATTTGGGGTGCATCATAACCAGATATTTGAGAG AACCGTAGCGGCACATTTTACCGACCCTTTTGACGTGACTACAAGGGTCGTAAACAAATGCAACGATGGCACTATGGTCATGCAG GTTATGCTACACTCCCTTGTCAAGGCCAACTTGATAGTTCTTGATGCTTGGCTTGATCTTCAAGAAGGATTTTTTCATGGAAAAAGGGATGGAAGACCTACATCAACATTCTTTCCGCTTGTTGTGTCCCCAGGGTCTAGAGCAGCCGTTGTGTTCAGTATATCCCTAGATAAGACGATGTCCTCAG GGAAAGATTTGCAACTACCAGAGAGCATCCTGAATATCAAATATGAAATCAATGGTGATAGAACCGCTGGAGCACACAAACCAGTGGATGCAGATCACTCTGGATCTGATTCTGAAAGGAGAGCTTTGGTGTTCAAGAGTGCTATCGTTTTGCAGCGTCCAGTGCTTGATCCTTGCCTTACAGTTGGATTTCTCCCACTTCCTTCTGATGGTCTTAGGGTGGGGAAACTTATTACCATGCAGTGGAGAGTCGAGAGGTTGAAAGAACTCAAGGGAAGTGAAGCCGTAGAACA ACACAAGGATGAAGTGTTATATGAAGTCAATGCAAATTCGGAGAATTGGATGATTGCGGGTAGGAAGAGAGGCCATGTGTCTCTCTCAGAAGAGAAAG GTTCAAGAGTAGTAATCTCGATACTATGTGTCCCATTAGTAGCGGGTTATGTTCGTCCTCCTCAGCTCAGTTTGCCGAACGTGGAAGAAGAAAACGTAAGAAGCAATCCACCGGGTCCTCACTTAGTGTGTGTCTTGCCTCCACTTCTCAGTTCTTCCTATTGCGTCCCTGTTAAGTAG
- the LOC103844892 gene encoding PAP-specific phosphatase HAL2-like — protein sequence MEVESLAREMETAVRVVHLASSLCVKVQEKLRLPSSTNGNGGGHVKSKDDDSPVTVADWGVQAIVSWVLAEVFGTQNLSIVAEEDTDSLSKSESLGLLDSVSNAVNEALSEAHKYGLPKPDKPLGSHDILKAIGRCNSTGGPKGRHWVLDPVDGTLGFVRGDQYAVALALIEDGKVLLGVLGCPNYPVKKEGLRNGCNQSGAGSVSKGCVMYAKRGSGQAWMQPLIPGGYPESATLLKASKVDDPVLATVCEPVERANSNHLFTAGLANSMGVRKQPMRVYSMVKYAAIACGDAEVFMKFAQSSYKEKIWDHAAGVVIVEEAGGVVSDAGGRKLDFSKGVYLEGLDRGIIACSNTVLHDKIIGAVYASWESSSL from the exons ATGGAGGTGGAATCCTTAGCGAGGGAGATGGAGACGGCGGTGCGTGTGGTGCACCTTGCTTCTTCTCTGTGTGTAAAAGTTCAGGAGAAGCTTCGTCTTCCTTCCTCCACTAACGGTAACGGTGGTGGCCACGTTAAGTCCAAGGATGATGATTCCCCTGTCACCGTCGCAg ATTGGGGTGTTCAAGCGATTGTGAGCTGGGTTTTAGCTGAGGTTTTTGGTACTCAGAACCTTTCTATTGTCGCTGAAGAGGACACTGATTCCCTCTCCAAGTCCGAGTCTTTAGGTCTTTTAGATTCTGTCTCCAACGCGGTCAACGAAGCATTGTCTGAAGCTCACAAATACGGTCTTCCCAAGCCAGACAAGCCCTTGGGATCGCATGACATTCTAAAGGCTATTGGTCGTTGCAACTCCACTGGAGGTCCTAAGGGAAGACACTGGGTTCTTGATCCCGTCGATGGGACGTTAGGATTTGTTCGTGGCGATCAGTACGCTGTTGCTTTGGCTCTGATAGAGGACGGTAAGGTTCTGTTGGGAGTACTAGGATGTCCTAACTATCCGGTCAAGAAAGAGGGCTTACGTAACGGTTGTAACCAATCTGGAGCTGGATCAGTCTCGAAAGGGTGTGTCATGTATGCAAAGAGAGGTAGTGGTCAAGCCTGGATGCAGCCGTTGATCCCTGGTGGATATCCGGAATCTGCAACGCTTCTTAAGGCTTCGAAAGTTGATGATCCGGTTTTAGCTACGGTTTGTGAGCCAGTGGAGAGAGCAAACTCTAACCACTTGTTCACCGCAGGACTTGCCAATAGCATGGGAGTTAG GAAACAGCCTATGAGAGTGTACAGCATGGTGAAGTATGCAGCGATTGCATGTGGAGACGCTGAAGTGTTCATGAAGTTTGCGCAGTCGAGTTACAAGGAGAAGATATGGGATCACGCAGCTGGAGTTGTGATTGTGGAAGAAGCTGGTGGTGTGGTGAGTGATGCGGGCGGGAGAAAGTTAGACTTCTCAAAAGGAGTTTACTTGGAAGGTCTTGACAGAGGAATCATAGCGTGTTCTAATACGGTTTTGCATGATAAGATTATAGGTGCTGTTTATGCTAGTTGGGAATCTTCTAGTCTCTGA